Proteins encoded by one window of Serratia nevei:
- the rfaD gene encoding ADP-glyceromanno-heptose 6-epimerase — protein MIIVTGGAGMIGSNIIKALNDKGYRDILVVDNLKDGTKFVNLVDLDIADYIDKEDFIASIVAGDDLGDIEAVFHEGACSATTEWDGKYMMDNNYQYSKDLLHYCLDREIPFLYASSAATYGGREEFIEEREYEAPLNVYGYSKFLFDQYVREILPEADSQICGFRYFNVYGPREGHKGSMASVAFHLNTQINRGENPRLFAGSEHFKRDFIYVGDVAAVNLWFWETGKSGIFNCGTGRAETFQAVADTVVDFHQKGAVEYIEFPEKLKGRYQAYTQADLTKLRAAGYDAPFKTVAEGVKEYMAWLNRTA, from the coding sequence ATGATTATCGTCACTGGCGGCGCCGGCATGATCGGCAGCAACATCATTAAGGCACTGAACGACAAGGGATATCGCGATATCCTGGTGGTGGATAACCTGAAAGACGGCACCAAGTTCGTCAACCTGGTCGATCTGGACATCGCCGACTATATCGATAAAGAAGACTTTATCGCCAGCATCGTGGCCGGCGACGATCTGGGCGATATCGAAGCGGTCTTCCACGAAGGCGCCTGCTCCGCGACCACCGAGTGGGACGGCAAGTACATGATGGACAATAACTATCAGTACTCCAAAGACCTGCTGCACTACTGCCTGGATCGCGAAATCCCGTTCCTGTACGCCTCCTCCGCCGCCACTTACGGCGGCCGCGAAGAGTTCATCGAAGAGCGGGAGTATGAAGCACCGCTCAACGTGTACGGCTACTCCAAATTCCTGTTCGACCAGTACGTGCGCGAGATCCTGCCGGAAGCGGACTCGCAGATCTGCGGCTTCCGCTACTTCAACGTTTACGGCCCGCGCGAAGGCCACAAAGGCAGCATGGCCAGCGTCGCCTTCCACCTGAATACCCAGATCAACCGCGGCGAAAACCCGAGGCTGTTCGCCGGCAGCGAACACTTCAAGCGTGACTTCATCTACGTCGGCGACGTGGCGGCGGTTAACCTGTGGTTCTGGGAAACCGGCAAATCCGGCATCTTCAACTGCGGCACCGGCCGGGCGGAAACCTTCCAGGCGGTGGCCGACACGGTGGTGGACTTCCACCAGAAGGGCGCGGTGGAATACATCGAGTTCCCGGAGAAGCTGAAGGGCCGCTATCAGGCGTACACCCAGGCCGATCTGACCAAGCTGCGCGCCGCCGGCTACGACGCACCGTTCAAAACGGTCGCCGAAGGCGTGAAAGAGTACATGGCCTGGTTGAACCGCACCGCATAA
- the tdh gene encoding L-threonine 3-dehydrogenase encodes MKALSKLKAEEGIWMTDVPQPELGHNDIMIKIRKTAICGTDVHIYNWDEWSQKTIPVPMVVGHEYVGEVVAIGQEVKGFSIGDRVSGEGHITCGHCRNCRGGRTHLCRNTVGVGVNRPGSFAEYLVIPAFNAFKIPDNISDELASIFDPFGNAVHTALSFDLVGEDVLVSGAGPIGIMAAAVCKHVGARHVVITDVNEYRLELARKMGVTRAVNVSKENLNDVMAELGMTEGFDVGLEMSGAPPAFRTLLNAMNHGGRIAMLGIPPSDMSIDWNQVIFKGLFIKGIYGREMFETWYKMAALIQSGLDLTPIITHRFSIDEFQQGFDAMRSGKSGKVVLSWD; translated from the coding sequence ATGAAAGCACTGTCAAAACTGAAAGCGGAAGAAGGGATTTGGATGACCGACGTGCCTCAGCCGGAGCTGGGCCACAACGACATCATGATCAAAATCCGCAAAACCGCGATCTGCGGCACCGATGTGCATATCTACAACTGGGACGAGTGGTCGCAAAAAACCATTCCGGTTCCGATGGTGGTCGGCCATGAATACGTGGGCGAAGTGGTGGCGATCGGTCAGGAAGTCAAAGGTTTCAGCATCGGCGATCGCGTGTCCGGCGAAGGCCATATCACCTGCGGCCACTGCCGCAACTGCCGCGGCGGCCGCACGCACCTGTGCCGCAACACCGTCGGCGTGGGCGTGAACCGTCCGGGCAGCTTCGCGGAATACCTGGTGATCCCGGCGTTCAACGCCTTCAAGATCCCGGATAACATCTCCGACGAACTGGCTTCGATCTTCGATCCGTTCGGCAATGCGGTGCACACCGCGCTGTCGTTCGATCTGGTCGGTGAAGACGTGCTGGTCTCCGGCGCCGGCCCGATCGGCATCATGGCGGCGGCGGTGTGCAAACACGTCGGCGCCCGTCATGTGGTGATCACCGACGTTAACGAATACCGTCTGGAACTGGCGCGCAAGATGGGCGTGACCCGCGCGGTGAACGTCAGCAAGGAAAACCTCAACGACGTGATGGCCGAGCTGGGCATGACCGAAGGGTTCGACGTCGGTCTGGAAATGTCCGGCGCGCCGCCGGCGTTCCGCACGCTGCTCAATGCGATGAACCACGGCGGGCGTATCGCCATGCTGGGCATTCCGCCTTCGGACATGTCGATAGACTGGAACCAGGTTATCTTCAAAGGGCTGTTTATCAAAGGGATTTACGGCCGCGAAATGTTCGAAACCTGGTACAAGATGGCGGCGCTGATCCAGTCCGGGTTGGATTTGACCCCGATCATCACCCACCGCTTCTCGATCGACGAGTTCCAGCAGGGCTTCGACGCCATGCGCTCCGGCAAATCGGGCAAAGTGGTGCTGAGCTGGGATTGA
- the gpmM gene encoding 2,3-bisphosphoglycerate-independent phosphoglycerate mutase: MSSNKKPMVLVILDGYGHREERQDNAILNAGTPVMDRLWREQPHTLIAASGLDVGLPDGQMGNSEVGHVNLGAGRIVYQDLTRLDKAIADGDFFANPVLTAAVDKAVAADKAVHIMGLLSPGGVHSHDEHILAMIKLAAQRGAKAVYLHAFLDGRDTPPRSAEAPLQRCRDAFAALGVGRIASLIGRYYAMDRDNRWDRVQLAYDLLTAAKGDAVAEDAMAGLQAAYQRGENDEFVRPTVIRAAGEADAAMQDGDALIFMNFRADRARQITRAFVNADFDGFPRAKQVQFGDFVMLTEYAADIATACAYPPASLANTFGEWLMKHDKTQLRISETEKYAHVTFFYNGGVETPFKGEDRVLVNSPKVATYDLQPEMSAAELTDKLLSAIRSGKYDAIICNYPNGDMVGHTGVYEAAVKAVETLDACIAQVVDAVRDVDGQLLITADHGNAEQMRDPATGQAHTAHTSLPVPLIYVGKPARAVEGGKLSDIAPTLLTLMGMEIPQEMTGKPLFIVE, translated from the coding sequence ATGTCGAGCAACAAAAAACCGATGGTACTGGTGATCCTGGACGGTTACGGCCATCGTGAAGAGCGGCAGGACAACGCGATCCTGAACGCCGGCACCCCGGTGATGGATCGCCTGTGGCGGGAGCAGCCGCATACGCTGATCGCCGCTTCCGGGCTGGATGTCGGCCTGCCCGACGGCCAAATGGGCAACTCCGAAGTCGGCCACGTCAATTTGGGTGCCGGGCGCATCGTGTACCAGGATCTGACCCGGCTGGACAAAGCGATCGCCGACGGCGACTTCTTCGCCAACCCGGTGCTGACCGCCGCCGTCGATAAGGCCGTAGCGGCCGACAAGGCGGTGCATATCATGGGCCTGCTGTCGCCGGGCGGCGTGCACAGCCACGACGAGCACATCCTGGCCATGATCAAGCTAGCCGCCCAACGCGGCGCCAAAGCCGTTTATCTGCATGCCTTCCTCGACGGGCGCGACACGCCGCCGCGCAGCGCCGAAGCCCCGCTGCAACGCTGCCGTGACGCCTTCGCCGCGTTGGGCGTCGGGCGCATCGCCTCGCTGATCGGCCGCTACTACGCGATGGACCGCGACAACCGCTGGGATCGCGTGCAGCTGGCCTATGACCTGCTGACCGCGGCCAAAGGCGACGCCGTGGCCGAGGATGCGATGGCCGGCCTGCAGGCCGCTTATCAGCGCGGTGAAAACGACGAGTTCGTCAGACCGACCGTGATCCGCGCCGCCGGTGAGGCTGATGCCGCAATGCAGGACGGCGACGCGTTGATCTTCATGAACTTCCGCGCCGACCGCGCGCGCCAGATCACCCGCGCCTTCGTGAACGCGGATTTCGACGGTTTCCCACGCGCCAAGCAGGTACAGTTCGGCGATTTCGTGATGCTGACCGAATACGCCGCCGACATCGCGACCGCCTGCGCCTATCCGCCGGCGTCGCTGGCCAACACCTTCGGCGAATGGCTGATGAAGCACGACAAAACCCAGCTGCGCATCTCGGAAACCGAAAAATACGCCCACGTCACCTTCTTCTATAACGGCGGCGTGGAAACGCCGTTCAAGGGCGAAGACCGCGTGCTGGTCAACTCGCCGAAGGTTGCCACCTACGATCTGCAGCCGGAGATGAGCGCCGCCGAGCTGACCGACAAGCTGCTGAGCGCCATCCGCAGCGGCAAATACGATGCCATTATCTGCAACTACCCGAACGGCGACATGGTAGGGCATACCGGCGTGTATGAAGCGGCGGTCAAAGCGGTGGAAACGCTGGACGCCTGCATCGCCCAGGTGGTTGATGCAGTGCGCGACGTCGACGGCCAGCTGCTGATCACCGCCGATCACGGCAACGCCGAGCAGATGCGCGATCCGGCCACCGGCCAGGCGCACACCGCCCACACCAGCCTGCCGGTGCCATTGATTTACGTCGGCAAACCGGCGCGGGCGGTCGAAGGCGGCAAGCTTTCGGACATCGCGCCAACCCTGTTAACGCTGATGGGAATGGAAATCCCGCAAGAGATGACTGGTAAGCCGCTGTTCATCGTGGAATAA
- a CDS encoding glycosyltransferase codes for MKKLHIINLGKMGGVERLFLQYINDTTDGSNQVLCISGDIGEEIRRQLPAHQPVTFANRLINALPLRCPQFLRKFLLKWKIERANADVVIVWDLVPGLAAKPKRGKLVYYDHGCSWRYPKNKKTLSFFAMLDGVISASHASKRVMELRFNLPCPNHVVINRIKTPAGIDTAPKTLSQPVRIGTASRLVSLKGISVSLLMMQELLRRGHDVTLEVAGKGPDRAAFEALAARLQLGDRVTFSGYQDDVAGFFNRTHIYMSTPITEPFGLSCMESLYFGVPVIFPQVDGQPEAVKDGVCGIGLTPSVTVEQHRQLTDIEVDFPHEVYDPLTDSLVAPKLLSHLDCADAVEKLLARETYQTLSRNAQRYPAEHFNYAQFKAEFDDTLRSFIA; via the coding sequence ATGAAAAAACTGCATATTATCAACCTGGGTAAAATGGGCGGCGTCGAACGCCTGTTCCTGCAGTACATCAACGATACCACCGACGGCAGCAACCAGGTCTTGTGCATCAGCGGCGACATTGGCGAAGAGATCCGCCGCCAGCTGCCTGCGCATCAGCCCGTCACCTTCGCCAACCGCCTGATCAATGCGCTGCCGTTACGCTGCCCGCAGTTCCTGCGCAAATTTTTGCTGAAGTGGAAAATCGAGCGGGCGAACGCCGACGTGGTGATCGTCTGGGACCTGGTGCCGGGGCTGGCGGCCAAACCCAAACGCGGCAAACTGGTTTACTACGATCACGGCTGCTCCTGGCGTTACCCCAAGAATAAAAAGACGCTGAGTTTCTTCGCCATGCTGGACGGCGTCATTTCCGCCTCGCACGCGTCGAAGCGGGTGATGGAGCTGCGTTTTAATCTGCCTTGCCCAAATCACGTGGTGATCAACCGCATCAAGACGCCGGCGGGGATCGACACTGCGCCGAAAACGCTGTCGCAGCCGGTCAGGATCGGCACCGCTTCACGCCTGGTCAGCCTGAAAGGCATCAGCGTTTCATTATTAATGATGCAGGAACTGCTGCGGCGCGGGCATGACGTCACGCTGGAAGTGGCCGGCAAAGGGCCGGATCGCGCGGCGTTCGAGGCGCTGGCGGCCCGGCTTCAGCTCGGCGACCGCGTCACCTTCAGCGGTTATCAGGATGACGTCGCCGGCTTCTTCAATCGCACGCACATCTACATGAGCACGCCGATCACCGAGCCGTTCGGCTTGTCCTGCATGGAATCGCTCTATTTCGGCGTGCCGGTCATTTTCCCGCAGGTTGACGGCCAGCCGGAAGCGGTCAAGGACGGCGTCTGCGGCATTGGCCTGACGCCGTCGGTCACCGTCGAACAACACCGGCAGCTCACCGATATCGAGGTCGACTTCCCGCATGAGGTCTACGATCCGTTGACCGACAGCCTGGTCGCGCCCAAGCTGCTGTCGCATCTCGACTGTGCGGATGCGGTTGAGAAATTGCTGGCGCGCGAAACCTACCAGACTCTGAGCCGAAATGCGCAGCGCTATCCTGCGGAACATTTCAACTATGCTCAGTTCAAAGCTGAGTTCGACGACACGCTGCGATCCTTTATCGCTTAA
- the rfaF gene encoding ADP-heptose--LPS heptosyltransferase RfaF, protein MKILVIGPSWVGDMMMSQSLYRTLKAEYPSAEIDVMAPAWCRPLLARMPEVNQALAMPLGHGALGLGERRRLGRALRANRYDRAYVLPNSFKSALVPFFADIPQRTGWRGEMRYGLLNDVRVLDKAAFPLMVQRYVALAYDKGRIQRADDLPQPLLWPQLQVSDEEIADTTAAFNLTGSRPIVGFCPGAEFGPAKRWPHYHYAALAQRLIESGYQIALFGSAKDHEAGEQIRAALQEDARDFCLNLAGKTQLEQAVILIAACRAVVSNDSGLMHVAAALNKPLIALYGPSSPDFTPPLSDKARVIRLISGYHKVRKGDAEQGYHQSLIDIQPQQVLDALTPLLVASEE, encoded by the coding sequence ATGAAAATACTGGTTATCGGCCCTTCTTGGGTTGGCGACATGATGATGTCGCAAAGTCTCTATCGCACCCTGAAGGCCGAATACCCGTCGGCGGAGATCGATGTGATGGCGCCGGCCTGGTGCCGCCCGCTGCTGGCGCGCATGCCGGAAGTCAATCAGGCGCTGGCGATGCCGCTGGGCCACGGCGCGCTGGGGCTCGGCGAGCGTCGCCGCCTGGGGCGCGCCCTGCGCGCCAACCGTTACGATCGCGCCTACGTTCTACCCAACTCGTTCAAATCCGCGCTGGTGCCTTTCTTTGCCGATATCCCGCAGCGTACCGGCTGGCGGGGCGAAATGCGTTACGGCCTGCTGAACGACGTCCGCGTGCTCGACAAGGCGGCCTTCCCGCTGATGGTGCAGCGCTACGTGGCGCTGGCCTATGACAAAGGCCGCATTCAGCGCGCCGACGATCTGCCGCAGCCGCTGCTGTGGCCGCAGTTGCAGGTGAGCGACGAAGAAATCGCCGACACCACCGCGGCTTTCAACCTGACCGGCAGCCGACCGATCGTCGGCTTCTGCCCGGGCGCGGAATTCGGCCCCGCCAAACGCTGGCCGCACTATCACTACGCGGCGCTGGCTCAGCGGCTGATCGAGAGCGGCTATCAAATAGCGCTGTTCGGTTCGGCGAAAGACCACGAGGCCGGCGAACAGATCCGCGCCGCGCTGCAGGAAGACGCGCGCGATTTCTGCCTTAACCTGGCCGGAAAAACCCAGCTGGAGCAGGCGGTGATCCTGATCGCGGCCTGCCGGGCAGTGGTCAGCAACGACTCGGGCTTAATGCACGTTGCCGCAGCGTTGAACAAACCGCTGATAGCCTTGTACGGCCCAAGCAGCCCCGACTTCACGCCGCCGCTCTCCGACAAGGCGCGGGTCATTCGCTTGATCAGCGGCTACCACAAGGTGCGTAAGGGCGATGCCGAGCAGGGGTACCACCAAAGTTTGATCGATATTCAGCCGCAGCAAGTGTTGGACGCGCTGACGCCGTTACTTGTCGCCAGCGAGGAATAG
- the rfaC gene encoding lipopolysaccharide heptosyltransferase RfaC, which produces MQVLIVKTSSMGDVLHTLPALTDALQAIPDIRFDWVVEEGFSQIPTWHPAVDRVIPVAIRRWRKNWFGNDTRQQRCDFKRALQERRYDVVIDAQGLIKSAALITRIAKGNKHGPDCKSAREPFASWFYNVRHEIDKQQHAVERTRELFAKSLGYDKPGSYGDYAIAARFLSRPPADAGQYLVFLHATTRDDKHWPEQNWRELIALTADSGLKIKLPWGAEHEHQRALRLAEGFSHVEVLPKLSLQQVAEVLAGAKGVVSVDTGLSHLTAALDKPNITLFGPTDPGLIGGYGQNQHSLISPEKSMATIDADTAWQALQKVIA; this is translated from the coding sequence ATGCAGGTGTTAATCGTAAAAACCTCCTCGATGGGGGACGTGCTGCATACGCTGCCCGCCCTGACCGACGCGCTGCAGGCCATTCCCGATATCCGCTTCGACTGGGTAGTGGAAGAAGGCTTCAGCCAAATCCCCACCTGGCACCCGGCGGTGGATCGCGTGATCCCGGTGGCCATTCGCCGCTGGCGCAAGAACTGGTTCGGCAACGACACCCGGCAACAGCGCTGCGACTTCAAGCGCGCGCTGCAAGAACGCCGTTACGACGTGGTGATCGACGCTCAGGGCCTGATCAAAAGCGCCGCGCTGATCACGCGCATCGCCAAAGGCAACAAACATGGCCCGGACTGCAAGAGCGCGCGCGAGCCGTTCGCCAGCTGGTTCTACAACGTGCGCCATGAGATAGACAAACAGCAGCACGCGGTGGAACGCACCCGTGAGCTGTTCGCCAAAAGCCTCGGTTACGACAAACCGGGCAGCTACGGCGATTACGCCATCGCCGCGCGCTTTCTCAGCCGCCCGCCGGCCGATGCCGGGCAGTATTTGGTGTTTCTGCACGCGACGACGCGTGACGACAAGCACTGGCCGGAGCAGAACTGGCGCGAGCTGATCGCGCTGACGGCCGACAGCGGGCTGAAGATCAAACTGCCGTGGGGCGCAGAGCATGAACATCAGCGCGCGCTGCGGTTGGCGGAAGGTTTTTCACATGTCGAAGTGCTGCCGAAGCTCAGCCTGCAGCAGGTGGCCGAGGTGCTGGCCGGCGCCAAGGGCGTGGTCTCGGTCGACACCGGGCTCAGCCATTTGACCGCCGCGCTCGACAAACCCAACATCACGCTGTTCGGGCCGACCGATCCCGGCCTGATCGGCGGCTACGGGCAAAATCAGCACTCGCTGATTTCGCCGGAAAAAAGCATGGCGACAATCGACGCCGATACGGCATGGCAGGCGTTGCAAAAGGTTATAGCATGA
- a CDS encoding divergent polysaccharide deacetylase family protein, producing the protein MRYVKTRTALLIGCLLQVYAAQAGKLSIVIDDVGYRPHEENAVLQMPTAISVAVLPNAPHARLMATRAHSQGREVLIHMPMAPLSKQPLERDTLQPSMSSDEIQRIIRNAVNNVPYAVGMNNHMGSAMTSSLPGMQKVMQALESYRLYFLDSMTIGSSQATRAAAGTGVKVIKRKVFLDDTANEADIRRQFNRAVELARRNGSAIAIGHPRPATVKVLQQMLPSLPADIVLVKPSALLNEPQGNAGGSYVPPPVKPQKPQPKNPFSGGIKQCKVKPPKEKTNAGTALGIIADSIASSPPVTFIKRHWQHWTQAKPQA; encoded by the coding sequence TTGCGCTATGTCAAAACCCGAACAGCTCTGTTAATAGGCTGTCTGCTGCAGGTTTACGCTGCGCAGGCAGGAAAACTCTCCATCGTCATCGATGACGTGGGCTACCGCCCTCACGAAGAAAACGCGGTGCTGCAAATGCCGACGGCGATCTCGGTCGCGGTGTTGCCCAACGCGCCGCATGCCCGCCTGATGGCCACCCGCGCCCACAGCCAGGGCCGCGAAGTCTTGATCCACATGCCGATGGCGCCGCTCAGCAAGCAGCCGCTGGAGCGCGATACCCTGCAGCCTTCCATGAGCAGCGACGAGATCCAGCGCATCATCCGCAATGCGGTGAACAACGTGCCCTACGCGGTCGGCATGAACAACCACATGGGCAGCGCCATGACCTCCAGCCTGCCGGGCATGCAGAAAGTGATGCAGGCGCTCGAAAGCTACCGCCTGTACTTCCTCGACAGCATGACCATCGGCAGCAGCCAGGCGACCCGCGCCGCGGCCGGCACCGGCGTGAAAGTGATCAAACGCAAGGTGTTTCTCGACGATACCGCGAACGAAGCCGACATCCGCCGCCAGTTCAACCGCGCGGTCGAATTGGCGCGGCGCAACGGCTCCGCCATCGCCATCGGCCACCCGCGCCCGGCGACGGTAAAGGTGCTGCAGCAGATGCTGCCATCGCTGCCCGCCGATATCGTGCTGGTCAAACCGAGCGCGCTGCTGAACGAACCGCAGGGCAACGCTGGCGGCAGCTACGTCCCGCCGCCGGTCAAACCGCAAAAACCGCAGCCGAAGAACCCGTTCAGCGGCGGCATCAAGCAGTGCAAGGTCAAACCGCCGAAGGAAAAAACCAACGCCGGTACCGCACTGGGCATCATCGCCGACAGCATCGCCAGCTCGCCGCCGGTGACCTTCATCAAGCGTCATTGGCAGCACTGGACGCAAGCCAAACCGCAAGCATAA
- the kbl gene encoding glycine C-acetyltransferase, translating to MSASFYQQLEQQLAATRSEGLFKEERIITSAQQADIAVADGSHVINFCANNYLGLANHPALIAAAKSGMDSHGFGMASVRFICGTQDSHKQLEQKLAAFLGMEDAILYSSCFDANGGLFETLLGPEDAIISDALNHASIIDGVRLCKAKRYRYANNDMTELAAQLKQAKADGARHILIATDGVFSMDGVIANLKGVCDLADEYQALVMVDDSHAVGFVGANGRGTHEYCEVMGRVDIITGTLGKALGGASGGYTAAKKEVVEWLRQRSRPYLFSNSLAPAIVAASIKVLELLEEGDALRDRLWANARLFREKMTAAGFTLAGADHAIIPVMLGEAKLAQEFANALLKEGIYVTGFFYPVVPKGQARIRTQMSADHTPEQIERAVAAFTRIGKDLGVIA from the coding sequence ATGTCAGCGTCTTTTTATCAGCAGTTGGAACAACAGCTTGCCGCCACTCGCAGTGAAGGGCTGTTCAAGGAAGAACGCATCATCACCTCCGCGCAACAGGCGGACATCGCCGTCGCCGACGGCAGCCATGTGATCAACTTCTGCGCCAATAACTACCTGGGTTTGGCCAATCATCCGGCGCTGATCGCCGCCGCCAAGTCGGGAATGGACAGCCACGGTTTCGGCATGGCGTCGGTGCGCTTCATCTGCGGCACTCAGGACAGCCACAAGCAGCTGGAACAGAAACTGGCGGCTTTCTTGGGCATGGAAGACGCGATCCTGTACTCCTCCTGCTTCGACGCCAACGGCGGGCTGTTCGAAACCCTGCTGGGCCCGGAAGACGCCATTATCTCCGATGCGCTGAACCACGCGTCGATCATCGACGGCGTGCGCCTGTGCAAGGCCAAGCGCTATCGCTACGCCAATAACGACATGACCGAGCTGGCCGCACAGCTGAAGCAGGCCAAAGCCGACGGCGCGCGTCACATCCTGATCGCCACCGACGGCGTATTCTCGATGGACGGCGTGATCGCCAACCTGAAAGGGGTCTGCGATCTGGCGGACGAGTATCAGGCGCTGGTGATGGTGGATGACTCCCACGCGGTGGGCTTTGTCGGCGCCAACGGGCGTGGCACCCATGAATACTGCGAAGTGATGGGCCGCGTCGATATCATTACCGGTACGTTAGGCAAAGCGCTGGGCGGCGCGTCCGGCGGCTACACCGCCGCCAAGAAAGAAGTGGTGGAGTGGCTGCGCCAGCGTTCGCGCCCGTACCTGTTCTCCAACTCGCTGGCGCCGGCGATCGTCGCCGCGTCGATCAAAGTGCTGGAACTGCTTGAAGAGGGCGACGCCCTGCGCGATCGCCTGTGGGCTAACGCGCGTCTGTTCCGCGAAAAAATGACCGCCGCCGGCTTCACATTGGCCGGCGCCGATCACGCCATCATCCCGGTCATGCTGGGTGAGGCGAAGCTGGCGCAGGAATTCGCCAATGCGTTGCTCAAGGAAGGCATCTATGTGACCGGTTTCTTCTATCCGGTGGTGCCGAAAGGCCAGGCGCGCATCCGCACCCAGATGTCCGCCGACCACACCCCGGAGCAAATCGAACGCGCAGTGGCGGCGTTTACACGTATCGGTAAGGATCTTGGCGTTATTGCATAA
- the envC gene encoding murein hydrolase activator EnvC: protein MREMAFFALSRVTRSANAGSRPLPERTAPRTFTAMCASVFCAGVLLLPLAGQAAEDNKSQLKDIQQSIAEKEKAVKQQQQQRSSLQDQLRQQEKTIAQASRQLRDTQGTLTQLGKDISGLNASIAKLQKQQSTQQNLLAKQLDAAFRQGQHSAVQLILSGEESQRSERILAYFGYLNEARQKTIEELKQTRAELAKQKTTLVAKQGQQKSLLGEQQTQQQKLEQARGARKKTLTALEASLEKDQQRLVELRQNEARMRDKIARAEREARARAEREAREAAKVREQVRIKEQQAKKTGTTYKPSEADRSLMARTGGLGRPAGQLMWPVRGRTLHGFGEQQQGELRWKGMVIEAREGSEVKAVADGRVLLADWLQGYGLMVVVEHGKGDMSVYGYNQSALVNVGAQVRAGQPIALVGTSGGQGTPSLYFEIRRQGQAVNPLPWLGR from the coding sequence ATGAGGGAGATGGCGTTTTTTGCACTATCAAGGGTAACCCGAAGCGCAAACGCAGGCAGCCGACCGCTGCCTGAACGCACCGCGCCAAGGACGTTCACCGCCATGTGCGCCAGCGTATTTTGCGCTGGCGTCTTGCTGTTGCCGCTCGCCGGCCAGGCGGCGGAAGACAATAAATCCCAGCTGAAAGACATCCAGCAGAGCATCGCCGAGAAAGAAAAAGCGGTGAAGCAGCAGCAACAGCAGCGCAGCTCGCTGCAGGATCAGCTGCGTCAGCAGGAAAAAACCATCGCCCAGGCCAGCCGCCAGTTGCGCGACACCCAGGGCACGCTCACCCAGCTGGGCAAAGACATTTCCGGCCTGAACGCCTCGATAGCCAAACTGCAAAAGCAGCAATCGACCCAACAAAACCTCCTCGCCAAACAGCTCGACGCCGCCTTCCGGCAAGGGCAGCACAGCGCCGTGCAGCTGATCCTCAGCGGTGAAGAAAGCCAGCGCAGCGAACGTATTCTGGCCTATTTCGGCTATCTGAACGAAGCGCGTCAGAAAACCATCGAAGAGCTGAAGCAGACCCGCGCCGAGCTGGCGAAGCAAAAAACCACGCTGGTGGCCAAACAGGGCCAGCAAAAATCCTTACTGGGCGAGCAACAGACGCAGCAGCAGAAGCTGGAGCAGGCGCGTGGCGCCCGCAAGAAAACGCTGACCGCGCTGGAAGCCTCGCTGGAAAAAGACCAACAACGCCTGGTGGAACTGCGCCAGAACGAAGCCCGCATGCGCGACAAGATCGCTCGGGCGGAGCGCGAAGCCCGTGCGCGCGCCGAACGCGAAGCGCGTGAAGCGGCCAAGGTGCGCGAACAGGTGCGCATCAAGGAGCAGCAGGCGAAGAAAACCGGCACGACCTACAAACCTAGCGAAGCCGATCGCTCGCTGATGGCGCGAACCGGCGGCCTCGGTCGTCCGGCCGGCCAGCTGATGTGGCCGGTGCGCGGCCGCACGCTGCACGGCTTTGGCGAACAGCAGCAGGGCGAGCTACGCTGGAAAGGCATGGTGATCGAAGCCCGCGAAGGCAGCGAAGTGAAAGCCGTCGCCGATGGCCGCGTGCTGCTGGCCGACTGGCTGCAAGGCTATGGCCTGATGGTGGTGGTCGAACACGGTAAAGGCGACATGAGCGTGTACGGCTACAACCAAAGCGCGTTGGTCAACGTCGGGGCGCAGGTGCGCGCCGGCCAGCCGATCGCTCTGGTCGGCACCAGCGGCGGCCAGGGAACGCCGTCGCTCTATTTCGAAATCCGTCGTCAGGGACAGGCGGTTAACCCACTGCCGTGGTTGGGAAGATAG